In the genome of Kallotenue papyrolyticum, the window GGCAATCCTACCGTGCGCTCTTTCCGATCAGCAGCACGCATGCCTTTCTGAACCATGCCTCGATCTCGCCGCTCAACGCGCGCGTCGCCGAGGCGATCCAGGGCTGGCTGACGCGCTTGCAGCAGGCGCCCTTCGATGAGCTGCATGGCGATCTGGAGCGGCTGATGAGCGAATGGCGGCAGCGCGCCGCCCGGCTGATCAATGCCGCGCAGCCCGCCGAGATCGTGCCCATGCCCGACACTGCCACCGGCATCAATACCGCCGCCAACAGTCTGCCGCTGCGTCCCGGCGACAACGTGCTAGTGCTGGAGGGCGACTACCCGGCCAACATCTATCCCTGGCTCAATCTGGCGCCGCGCGGCATTCTGGTCAAGTGGGTGCCGCAGCATGCCGGCGGGCTAGACCTGGAGCGCCTGGTGGCGCGCATCGACCGCCGCACGCGGGTGATCGCGCTCAGCACGGTGATGTTCGCGACCGGCTTCCGCAACGACCTGGCTGCCGTGGGCGCGCTCTGCCGCGAGCGCGGCATCTTCTTCGTGGTGGACGCGATCCAGTCGTTGGGTGCCCTGCCGCTCGATGTGCAGGCCTGCGGCATCGATATGTTGGCCGCCGGCGGGCAGAAATGGCTGTTGAGCACGCCCGGCTCCGGTCTGTTCTACTGCCGCCAGGAGC includes:
- a CDS encoding aminotransferase class V-fold PLP-dependent enzyme → MNWQSYRALFPISSTHAFLNHASISPLNARVAEAIQGWLTRLQQAPFDELHGDLERLMSEWRQRAARLINAAQPAEIVPMPDTATGINTAANSLPLRPGDNVLVLEGDYPANIYPWLNLAPRGILVKWVPQHAGGLDLERLVARIDRRTRVIALSTVMFATGFRNDLAAVGALCRERGIFFVVDAIQSLGALPLDVQACGIDMLAAGGQKWLLSTPGSGLFYCRQELIDELQLGAYVGAASVVDPFNFLDYNFTLQPSADRFVLGTPNLLNIVALHAALGLLLEIGISAIAERILALTDHLIAALEEHGIAVRSNREPAHRSGIVIAAVAQPEATAARLLAEGIVVSARGGGLRIAPHFYNTAQDLDRLVAALVGARSA